A single Pseudoalteromonas phenolica DNA region contains:
- the folC gene encoding bifunctional tetrahydrofolate synthase/dihydrofolate synthase produces the protein MSQDIPCQSSSLDDWLCYLERVHPANIEMGLERIKQVADSVHLLNSSSKIIMIAGTNGKGTTARCLESLLLAQGYSVGTYASPHLIRYNERVRVNGTELDDQYHVDAFDLLEKGRGETPLTYFEFGTLGALAIFKRCEVDYVLLEVGLGGRFDATNIVEPIASVITTIDLDHKEYLGDTRELVGYDKAGIFRADKPAIVGDLNIPHTVTEYGDEISAELILSKRDFFFEPKQSSFVWRYKSYECEFEKPSIPAQNVATALTLLARLELLPELSVIERCLGDLKVEGRFQKLSDSPKVFTDVAHNPESARYLKQKLVELKQQGFKIHALIAMLADKDKASVINEVSELIDFWSLASLDGPRAEQASNLLPLLSQEQQQSANMFDSVHMALDSQLSQLDGQTVMIVFGSFFTVAEAIQYWQK, from the coding sequence ATGTCACAAGATATACCTTGCCAATCATCAAGCCTTGATGATTGGCTTTGTTATTTAGAGCGTGTTCATCCTGCCAATATCGAAATGGGTTTGGAGCGCATTAAACAAGTTGCCGATTCAGTTCATCTTCTCAATTCTTCTTCAAAAATCATCATGATTGCTGGTACAAACGGTAAAGGTACCACAGCACGTTGCTTAGAAAGTCTGCTACTCGCTCAGGGTTACTCAGTGGGCACGTATGCTTCACCACATTTAATTCGTTATAACGAACGTGTTCGTGTGAATGGTACAGAGTTAGACGATCAGTATCATGTCGATGCTTTTGACTTGTTAGAAAAGGGCAGGGGCGAAACACCACTGACTTATTTTGAATTTGGTACGTTAGGCGCTTTGGCGATTTTTAAACGCTGTGAAGTCGATTATGTCTTACTTGAAGTGGGTTTGGGTGGTCGCTTTGATGCTACCAATATCGTTGAGCCCATTGCGAGTGTTATAACAACGATTGATCTTGACCATAAAGAGTATTTAGGCGATACCCGTGAATTAGTTGGTTATGACAAAGCAGGTATTTTCCGCGCGGATAAACCAGCGATAGTGGGAGATTTAAATATTCCCCATACAGTCACTGAGTATGGTGATGAAATATCAGCTGAGTTAATTCTGTCTAAGCGAGACTTTTTCTTCGAACCAAAACAATCCTCTTTTGTTTGGCGTTATAAGTCGTATGAGTGTGAGTTTGAAAAGCCAAGTATTCCGGCACAAAATGTCGCCACAGCTTTGACATTACTGGCACGTTTAGAGTTGCTTCCTGAGTTATCAGTCATTGAAAGATGTTTAGGCGATTTAAAAGTCGAAGGCCGCTTTCAAAAACTAAGTGACTCACCAAAAGTTTTCACCGATGTTGCACATAACCCTGAATCAGCACGCTACCTAAAGCAAAAATTAGTAGAGTTAAAGCAGCAAGGGTTTAAAATCCATGCATTAATCGCTATGCTTGCTGATAAAGATAAAGCCAGTGTAATCAATGAAGTGTCTGAACTAATTGATTTTTGGTCATTAGCGTCTTTAGATGGCCCACGTGCAGAGCAAGCGTCGAACTTGTTACCTTTGCTATCGCAAGAACAACAGCAAAGCGCAAACATGTTCGATTCGGTCCATATGGCACTCGATAGTCAGTTATCGCAACTTGATGGCCAGACGGTAATGATTGTATTTGGCTCCTTCTTTACTGTTGCAGAAGCAATTCAGTATTGGCAAAAATAG
- the accD gene encoding acetyl-CoA carboxylase, carboxyltransferase subunit beta, whose amino-acid sequence MSWLEKILPRTTKSSGNNKKEVPEGVWAKCSACDAILYKAELEKSHNVCPKCDHHMRISARQRLEMFLDDADRKEIGIEHEPKDVLKFKDSKKYSDRITAAQKVSGEKDALVAMTGRLKGMPVAAVAFEFSFMGGSMASVVGARFVDAVNECLEHNMPLVCFSASGGARMQEALMSLMQMAKTSAALAKMSEKGLPFISVMTDPTMGGVSASLAMLGDINVAEPKALIGFAGPRVIEQTVRETLPEGFQRSEFLLEHGAIDMIVDRREMRDTLARNLAKFMDLPSTEQEHRVA is encoded by the coding sequence ATGAGTTGGTTAGAAAAAATCTTACCTAGAACCACCAAATCATCAGGTAATAACAAAAAAGAAGTCCCAGAAGGTGTTTGGGCAAAATGTTCAGCATGTGATGCTATTTTGTATAAAGCAGAATTAGAAAAATCACACAATGTATGCCCTAAGTGTGATCACCACATGCGTATCAGTGCTCGTCAGCGCCTTGAAATGTTTTTAGACGATGCTGATCGTAAAGAAATCGGTATTGAGCACGAGCCAAAAGATGTCCTTAAATTTAAAGATTCTAAAAAGTATTCAGACAGAATCACTGCTGCACAAAAAGTAAGTGGTGAAAAAGATGCACTAGTTGCTATGACTGGTCGTCTTAAAGGTATGCCGGTTGCTGCAGTTGCTTTTGAATTCTCTTTCATGGGGGGGTCAATGGCTTCAGTTGTGGGTGCGCGTTTTGTTGATGCGGTAAACGAATGTTTAGAGCATAATATGCCATTAGTATGTTTCTCTGCATCAGGCGGTGCGCGTATGCAAGAAGCACTTATGTCATTGATGCAAATGGCAAAAACAAGTGCTGCACTGGCTAAAATGAGCGAAAAAGGCTTACCATTTATCTCAGTTATGACCGACCCTACAATGGGTGGTGTATCTGCTTCACTTGCAATGCTAGGTGATATCAATGTTGCAGAGCCAAAAGCACTTATTGGTTTCGCAGGTCCGCGTGTTATCGAACAAACAGTTCGTGAAACATTACCTGAAGGTTTCCAACGTTCAGAGTTCCTACTTGAGCATGGTGCAATCGACATGATTGTTGACCGTCGTGAAATGCGTGACACACTAGCACGTAATTTAGCGAAGTTTATGGACTTGCCATCTACTGAACAAGAGCATAGAGTAGCGTAA
- the truA gene encoding tRNA pseudouridine(38-40) synthase TruA: MRVALGIEYNGAQYSGWQRQSHVNSIQQELETVLSRICNHEVEVVCAGRTDAGVHATGQVVHFDTHSERDMSAFTLGANSQLPDDIAIQFAQVVDDEFHARFSATARRYRYVIYNNPYRPGILRSGVTHYHHPLDEKLMQAACPVMLGEQDFTSFRAVHCQSNTPFRKMLHLSVERVGNFVIIDVKANAFLHHMVRNITGTLLDIGTGKYPTEWMAELLALKDRTQASATAKPNGLYLVDVDYPEQWKIPSTPLGPLFLPDTEIE, translated from the coding sequence ATGCGTGTAGCACTTGGTATCGAATATAACGGCGCTCAATACAGTGGTTGGCAAAGACAGTCTCATGTAAACAGTATTCAACAAGAGTTGGAAACTGTTCTGTCTCGCATTTGTAACCATGAAGTCGAAGTGGTGTGTGCAGGTCGAACAGATGCTGGTGTTCATGCTACTGGTCAGGTAGTGCATTTTGATACTCACTCAGAGCGAGATATGAGCGCATTTACCTTAGGTGCTAACTCGCAACTGCCTGACGATATTGCGATCCAGTTTGCGCAAGTGGTCGATGATGAATTTCATGCTCGTTTTAGTGCGACAGCACGACGCTATCGCTATGTGATTTACAATAACCCATATCGCCCTGGCATTTTAAGAAGCGGAGTGACGCATTACCATCATCCCCTTGACGAAAAATTGATGCAAGCAGCTTGTCCTGTTATGTTAGGTGAGCAAGACTTTACTTCATTTCGTGCTGTGCATTGCCAATCAAACACACCATTTCGAAAAATGCTGCACTTAAGTGTCGAGCGTGTAGGTAACTTTGTCATCATTGACGTGAAAGCCAATGCCTTTTTACACCATATGGTGAGAAACATAACAGGCACTCTGCTTGATATTGGCACGGGTAAGTATCCAACTGAATGGATGGCAGAATTACTGGCACTCAAAGATAGAACTCAAGCAAGCGCCACAGCAAAGCCAAATGGATTGTATTTAGTCGATGTTGATTACCCAGAGCAATGGAAAATACCGTCGACACCACTTGGTCCTTTATTCTTACCAGATACTGAGATTGAGTAA